From one Rhodamnia argentea isolate NSW1041297 chromosome 1, ASM2092103v1, whole genome shotgun sequence genomic stretch:
- the LOC115757212 gene encoding probable calcium-binding protein CML22, with translation MFYKTLLFRSVFNSGKNHLLSPMQKITMKGQIGTSCPCPSLKAVSNKVGTILCHRNSQIRNKKLDAKLEKKVLEVKNTLSTRRNKFQTINSIIMRFPQFKEGLKDIKAIFQQYDEDSNGTIDKEELKKCLEEMQLHLSEKDMEDLFHSCDIDENQEIQFREYIVLLCLIYLLKEASSTNETEKIGSPSIEATFDAIIEAFLFLDKDGDGKLKKKDVIKALNEASPTEKTPRHVTMKRFKEMDWGRKGKVSFREFLFTFVDWVGVETNHGEGDGFSYGDCDVYGDDLPS, from the exons ATGTTCTATAAAACATTGCTCTTTCGTTCCGTCTTTAACTCTGGGAAGAACCATCTCCTTTCTCCAATGCAGAAAATCACAATGAAAGGTCAAATAG GCACATCATGCCCTTGTCCTTCCTTAAAAGCTGTATCCAACAAAGTGGGAACCATACTTTGCCATCGCAATTCCCAAATTAGGAACAAGAAATTGGACGCAAAGCTTGAAAAGAAGGTGCTCGAAGTGAAGAACACATTATCAACAAGGCGTAACAAGTTCCAAACAATCAATAGCATCATCATGAGGTTCCCTCAATTCAAAGAGGGATTGAAGGATATTAAGGCCATTTTCCAGCAATACG ATGAGGACTCAAATGGGACAATTGATAAAGAGGAACTAAAGAAATGTTTGGAGGAAATGCAGCTTCATCTCTCCGAAAAGGATATGGAGGATTTGTTTCATTCTTGTGATATTGATGAAAACCAAGAAATACAATTCAGAGAATATATCGTTCTTTTATGCCTCATCTATCTCTTAAAAGAAGCTTCGTCAACTAATGAG ACGGAAAAGATAGGTTCACCATCAATAGAAGCTACTTTTGATGCGATCATTGAAGCCTTCTTATTTCTGGACAAAGATGGCGATGggaagttgaagaagaaagatgTGATCAAAGCACTGAACGAGGCTTCACCGACGGAGAAAACTCCTCGCCACGTTACCATGAAACGATTCA AGGAGATGGATTGgggtagaaaaggaaaagtaagcTTTAGAGAGTTCCTTTTCACTTTCGTTGATTGGGTTGGTGTGGAAACCAACCACGGCGAAGGTGACGGCTTCAGCTACGGTGATTGCGATGTTTATGGTGACGATCTTCCCTCGTGA